GAGATTTTAGGAAGGAGATACATGAATATTATATTTAATTTCTTAGAACAATTTTCTAAAGATAAAAGAGTAAATCAAATAAAGGGAGGAGATATTTTACTTATTCCTATGTTCATATGGCCTAAAAATAAGGTATTTGGGGAAGATAAAATAATAGATGCCTGGAAAAATTCAATTCTATTTAAAAATGCAATGTATCATGAGATTGAAGCTCTACCCGTAATTTTAAGTAACTCTTATATAGATAATTTAATAAGTGAACATTTTACTAAATTTAGTAAAATTATCTTAATAAGTGATAAAAAATTGCCTCAATTAGGTAAGTGTAGTGAATGTCCTAGTACACTCGGAAATCTTAAATTGTCTAGGGAGGGGAATTTTTCTAAAATTTTTATTTAGTATTTTAATTCGGCCTGTTCTATAGCGTTTAATACTACTTTGTAAGCGTTTAATATAGCCTTATATGCATAGGCGTAATCTCCGGAAGCTATCTGGTTCTTAACTACTATATTATATAATTCTGTTGCGTTAAGATATACTAAATTGTTTGGCGATATATTATTTGGATATCCAACATCTACCCATGTTCCACCAGGTCCACTGATTATTAATATTGTTACTAGATGTGGAGGATTCCCTGCATAAGCTATTGGTTGATCCAGATTAGGTGGGGTCTGGTTTAATTCATAAAACACTGTTAAGTTGTAAACCCATTCTGGGACTAATGTTTTTAATTCCTTTAAACCGTAAAGAACTGCATTAGTAGTTATTGGAGTTCCATTTATCGTTTCATTTAAATACTGCCCATAAATATAAATTGGATGAAAGTATACAATACTATATTTACTAGGTGTATAATTTAGAAACAAAAGACCTGGAATTGGACCTCCTAAATCGGGTTCATTAATCGAGTAATGGGGCTCAACTACTACATTACCAAAATTTCTAAGGGCGAGATATAAGGGCCAAGAAGTAGTAGCGCCGTTAGGACAACCATACCAGGTTATAAAATAAACCTGCACGGTATTATTTTTAGCATAATTTACGTTACTAACTTTCATCATATTGAAAAACGGGGTATCTGCATTAGCCACAGTAGAGGAATTTGAATTAGGAGAGTGTATATAAGGTAAGGCGACTAGTAACACTATAATTGCAACAAGCACGGCAAATGGAATATAAATGAGTTTATTTTCAGTTTGATTAGTTTTTTTACTTCTTCTCTGTTTAGTCATCGTATATAAAAGGTTTTTTTAAGTTAAATTTGTTTTGCATAGGGGTATATCATTCAAATAAACTATTTTGTTTTCAATAAGTTTAAAAGTCTTTATTTCAACTTTCATTCCTTCTCTTAATGCCTCCCAGAATTCTAAAGAAAACTTCCTATCAGTCTCCTCATTAGGTAAAAAACATTTAGCATCATCTCTCATTACTAGAATTAAAAGTAACGCGTTATATCCCTTCCTCATTAATTTTCTAAGTTCTTGTAAATGTTTCCTTCCTCTTTTAGTAGGAGCGTCTGGAAAATATGCTATACTGTCTTTCACTAATGTGCATCCCTTAACTTCTACGTAAAAATTATCGTACTTAAAATCTATTCTACTATCGTTTACTTTAACTTCTCTTTCTGCGTTAGGAGGGAGAAATTTAGCAGCTATTTGATTATGAAGTCTACTGTCTACTATTACATATCTAGAATTACTATAAGCAGCTGTTATCGAACAGTTTGTTTTCTTTCCCTTAATTTCTCTAATTAGAACTTTATTATAAGGATATATTAACTCTTTTAATCTCCCAGGATCATGTAAATGACAGTAAATTTCACTATTATTAAACTTAACTTTTACTAGAAATCTGTTTATCCTCTCTATTACAGTAGCCTCGTAAAGAGTCTCCGTAAATTCATATACAGTTATCATAAATCAAATTTTATTAACTAATACCTAATTATAAGATTTTGATGATGATTTTGCCGAGTTTTGATCAATGAAAGGATTTGGTTAACTGATAGATAATTATAAACTTGAAGTTAGGGCAAAAAGCCGTTGTCAACAGTTTCCAATAAACCGTAAAGTTTATATTATTTATTGGAACCTAGTAAATTCGATAAGTTTCTAGCTTTTTAACGATAGGATTTTGAGTAAAAAATGCTAATGATTTTTCGAAAACACTACTGAATTGATATTGAAAACTATGAGCACTCTAGCAATAAATCTTCATATCTTCCAAGGTGATGAGATACAGATTAATATGATGGGTTTGTACATATTCTTGTTCCCATTTCTTCTTCTATCTCCTGGCATTCTAATCTATATGCACCTAAAGTTAAGCTTTCTACTTTTTTAAATTGAGGATCTATGTAAGCTACCTTATATGCTGTTATCATATACCATATGTTGTGCTTATTTTGAATGATTATAAGCCTAGGGTTTATATCAAAAAGAAATTTTTTAATATGGTCAGTATTAGTACCAGTTCCCGTAATCCTTAATTCTTTTATTGCAACGTCTCCTGATATTCCATCTATATCGTATCCATCAACATAAATTGTAAATAGTGCTCCTAATTTAAGAATCGTTGAGAACTCCTTAGGTTCCAACTCTATCTTATATTTTGAGATATATCTAAGCCATCTATCCCTTTTTCTTCCTCGGCTTCTCATTTTAATAAGTCCTTGAAGACTCATGGAGCTAAGTATATCATTTATTGTAAATGAAATAAAGTCTTGATCTCTATAAATTTCTAATCCTTTACATTTCATTTCCGTAATTATTCCATTACATAAGTAAGAGTATTCTTGTAATGGCGGTATGAATAGATCTTCAATACTGTTTATCTTAAGTTTCACATAGCTTATTTATGTAATTTAACAAATTTAAATCTTTTATTGAAGACTAGATCAGAATAAATCAAATAATAATATATTTTGTAATAATAACATATCTATAAGAGATAGGGTAACTAATAAGGGTAAAATATCCACGTATTCTTCAGGTATTTGGGATGGATCTATATTACCATTTACTATTAAATTCTCTAGTTGTTTAGCCTTATTTTGCAAATTTTCATAAGCCTTCTTAGCTTCTTCTAATCCGCCAGCCGTTAAATCATATACAATTTTCTTAAATATTAATCCTTTAGTTCTCCTTACAACATATCCTTCTCGTTCTAGATATTTTAATGTAGCATCTACTTCATATATATCTTCTCTTAAAGCATTTGCTATATTCTCAACTGTTGATTCTTTATTCTGATATAGGTAAGCTAATATCTTATCCCTTAAGTTCATATGATAACTCTTCTATCCTTTAATATTTAAATGTTTTGAGAAGTCCCAACTAATTTTTATCAAAAATAAGGTAATAATTCCCTTTTTATAATAATCAGTTTAATACGCTTTAAAATTATAAGTGTAAATAAAATAAAAAATAAAATATCCGTTTAAATTTTCCCGAACATATTAGGGATTGTGTTAATAATTATCGTTATAGTAGTATTGAGTGGTGAAAAAATGGGTATAGATCCTAACTACAGAACTAATAGACCAGTTGTAGGGGAACACTCAGGGCATAAAGTATATGGTCCAGTAGAACCACCTGGAAAACTAGGAATTCATGGCACTATTGTTGGAGTAGATTTCGATCTATGTATTGCAGATGGCTCATGTATAAATGCATGTCCGGTTAACGTCTTCCAATGGTTTGATACACCAGGTCATCCTGCGTCTGAGAAAAAAGCAGATCCAGTAAATGAACAAGCATGCATATTCTGTATGGCATGTGTTAACGTATGTCCAGTTGCATGTATAGATGTTAAACCTCCATAACCTTTTTTGTCTCTATATTTAGTTTATATTATGCGATTTTTAGTAAAGCCCTTGAATCGATATATAGAAGTTTTAGCGGAAGGAAAAGAAGGAATAGTAACCTTTCCTACCTGGGTTCCTGGCTCTTATATAATAAGAGAATTAGAGAGATTTGTTGTAGAAATTGATGGAGTTAGAATAGGGAAGAATAAGTTTTACGTAAAGAATAGATTTCGTTACCTAGTTCAGGCATTAAGTAAAGATCAAAGGGAGCTTATATCAACTTCTAACTACCTATTTATAAATCCGCCTGCCTTATTTCCATTTCAAACATTTGATGAAGAATATTGTGTAAAAATAGATACTAATTGGCAAATTCACACTACTTTAAGGCGAGTTGGAGATTGGTTTTGTGCAGAGAATTATCATGAATTTGTAGATTCTCCAATTCAAGCCTCACCTAATTTAAAAGTAATAGATATTGATGAGAATCATAAAATTTCTACAATAGACAATATAGAAGACCTATTTATAAAATCTTTAGCTAAATGTATAGATGAAATATCTAAAATATTCCCAAATGACATAAAAGAAAAATATATATTCTTTTTCAGAAGATCAGATTTAAACTTTGGTGGTATAGAACACGAAAATTCTTCAGCAATAGTGACAACCTGGGATAATAAAGAATTAATAAGGCTATTTGTTCATGAATATTTTCATAGATTTAATGTTAAAAAGATAAGACCTAAAGATTTGAAAATAAATTACGAGACTGAGAGTTATACTGAATTATTATGGTTTGCAGAGGGTATCACGGAATATATTGCAACTATAATACCCTTAAGAGCTAAGGTAGCTAACATTAATGAAACTCTAAATTATATAGCAAATACCTTAGCATGGTTAACTTTTCCTGGAATAAGGAGAATGAGCTTAGCCGAATCCTCTTATACTACGTGGATTAAGTACTATAGAAAGGATAATAATTTTGCAAACATTGGCATATCATATTATCAGTTAGGCCTAATCGTTGGGTTAATAATGGATCTGGAGATGATAAAGAACGGCAACTCTATTTACGATTTATTTAAAGAATTATATAAGATAAAAGAGTATACTTATGAAGATATAAGGGAAATTTCAGAAAAGTTAGGAGTTTCTAATTTAGATGAGCTAGTATATTCTAGAAATCCTCCAATATTTAATAGATTATCTGAGTATTTTGAGATAAGATTTATCGATAAGGGTTCACCATATTATGGTTTAATGTTAGAGGGAAAGAAAGTTATCTTTGTTGAAGATAATTCCCCTGCAGATATGGCTGGTATTATTCAAGGTGACGAAATAGTTGCAGTTGATGGAGCAATTAAGGGTTTAGAGTATAAAGATAGTATAAAACTACTAATAAATAGGGAGGGAAGATTAATTGAATTAGTAGTGACGCTAGGAAAGAATCCAGGCCATAATTTAATTATAAGGGGTAAAGGTGAGATATTTAAGAGATGGTCTGGTTATGACGAAGGTGAAGGTAAATCTGAGTTAAAGATAATTTAAGAAGAAAATTGATATACTTAACATTATTGCTAAAGAAGATTTAAGCCAGTTTTCCTTCTATTTCTATTTTCTCCCTAAAACTTAAGTAGATTGGACATTCCCTTTTTACTTTTTTTATTAATTCCTTTAATTCCTCTTCGCTACATCCCTTACCATATATTTCAATAATTATCTTTTTAAATACATAATTTCCTAGAAACATTTCCTTCTCATCTAATACGTATCTAGCTACTATTTTACATGAAGACAAAGTTATGCCTTCTTTTTTAGCTATACTATCAGCCATAGTCGCTATGCAGTGTGGTATTGAGATTAGAAATGCCATTAAGGGTCCCTCTTGATAAAAGTTTTTAGCTCTAGATATTTTTCCACCAAATTCAATTATAGGATTTTCTAAGTCTCCAGTTAGGCTAAGTGATATTTCCATAATTATTGTTAAAAACAATAATTTTAAAAAGTTATCTTAGCTTGATGAGTAATTAAGAGTATCCCATATACTGAATTTAATTTAATATTATTTTAAAGTTATTAAAATTAAATCTTAATTTTTCCTTTAAAATTTATAACTCTTAAGAATAAATAGCGTATTATGACCCATTTCATTTAAAAAATTTGTGAAATAGCTCTTTTTACATGGAGCCATTTTATTTTAAATCCTATGAAAAAGTAGTCGGTATTGCTCATGATACAAAGGAATTAGAGCGAGAGTTAGAGAGGTTAAGTAAATTAGATCCTGCATGTGTAGAATGGCATCTTAAGGAGGGTCATATAGTATCCTGGCTAAACTATATAGGCGAGAAAGGTTTAGCGGAAATGCTAAAGGGTGTTAACAATATTAAGGAGGCTATAGCTAGAGTTAGGGAGTATAATAGTTTTAAGAGTTCTAAGCAAACTAAGTATCAGAAGAAAAGGCTATATAGTCGTTAATTCTTATAAGAACTCATAACGGGTAACTATCATTACTTCAGCGTTATTATCATATTCTCGTTTAAACTTTAATATAATATCCCTAGCCTCATCCATACTGTCCGCTACATTTACATAAATTCCTGCCCTTTCATCCTCTACCTCCTTAAATAAGTATTTTGAAAAGAATTTTTTTGCACTTTCCGTCTGTGAAGTAAATACTGCAAATATTACTAACTCAGCTTTGTTTAAGTCTATTATTGGAATTAGTCTTATGAAGTTCTTATTAAATAGATATCTAAGATGCCTTCTAATAGTCTTTGAGGAAACTCCTAATTCCTCAGCTAATTCAATGGGTTTAAGTAATGGTTTCTCTTTTAAGATACTTATTAATTTTAAATCAAATTTAGAAGGACTATAAGGCATTTGATTTGGTATGTAAACCATTCTGGGTTCCCCTAATTGTTCAGTCATTTTATTTATTTTATCTTCTATTTCTATTCTGTTTTTAGCATCTATCTCATAAACGTTAATATCTTCGAGACATTCAATTTTCGCTATATAATCTCCGTTCCACTCATGGAGATTACTGAAGGAGACGTATGCGTGATATCTACCTAGAAAGTTAGGATTGACGTAAAGTACAAATCTTTTAATTACATCTCCAAAAAGCCTTTCCATTCTATAGCTAACTGCTGGCGGCGAAATTCCTAATAATAGGGCTATTCTTCTTTGGGGCGTTCTCGCATCTTTTAAAAGAATTTTCAGTATCCCCTTATCTATAGAGTCCATACCTATCACTCTCACTTATATTTTATATCCTTTTCTTACAAATCTCTTTTAAAAGTTTTCACAATATTTCCTCTTTTTCACTTAACTTTTTGATACCTTCAAATAATGAGTTTAAGTTTCTCTCATTAAAAGGAACCTTTACTATTGTATATTCTCCAGTATGTATACTATATAAGAAGAGTATTACATCCTTCTCATATAGGAAAGTGTATATTAAAGCCTGCATTAGATCTACCTTTTTAAGATCTGCATTACTTTTGATTTCTATGACGAAATTATCAGTACAGATATCCGCTTGCCCTACTATCTTAATACCGTTAATTTTTTCAGACTTTTTATCACAATAGTAAATTTTTTCATTTTTTACTATATTGGAAATTAATTCTACTGCCTTGTTCAAATTGGAATAAAAAGGAGCATAAGTTTTTTCAATCCTATCTATACCATTTATAAGAAATTCTTGTATATATTGGTGTAGTATTTGCCCTAGCTTTCCATTACTTGGCATTCTTAATGCTAGCGTTAAATATTGTGATATTACTTCATATTCTACATCTTGATATCGTATGAAATAACCCAGTTTTCTCTTTAAGCTACCTTCCAACGTGATAAATAGTATTACACTGCTTTAAATAAATTTATTTTAGGAATATGGGTCTGACCAGCGACTTAGTTCATATTGATATTACAAATAAATATTAAAATAATAAAATTAGCTTCTACCTTTTCTCCAATCTGTTCTGGGGAATATTACATGCTTAAATTTCTCTAATCTACTCTTGTAAGGCATTAGATCTTCTAACATAAACCTGATCTCATCTTTCATCTTCTTTTTAGGAGTAAAGCCTAAAGATGGTAAAATTTTAGATTCTACGTTATAATAATGCTCTTCCTTTTCAACCCTAGGATTCTTAACATGTTGAATTTCAACTTTTAAGCCCAACGACTCTCCTACCTCTTTTACCATGTTTGCAATCTGGCTTACACTAAGCACCTCATGTATCTGGTTAACTACCCTATATTCTCCTTGGTTAGGAGGATGCTCTAATAATATAGTTAACGCTTGCATACTATCTTCTAAGGAGATAAATCCCCTCGTTTGTCCACCTTTTCCATAGGGAGTTAATGGAAGTCCTAGTATAGCTTCAACGCAGTATCTATTTACTACAGTACCCCAAACCTCATCAAAATCAAATCTAGTTCTTAATTTTTCATCGATTATCTCCTCAGTCCTAGTTCCATATACTGGTCCCTGCATTATGTCAGTGATAGTTAAACCCCAAACCTTATTAGCCCACATAAGGTTGTAAGTGTCATAGACTTTACTCCAGTGATACCAGCTACTGGCCCATTTGGGAAACGGTATTTTATCTTTTTTACCTTTAATCTCAACCTCTACGAATGCGCTTTCTAAAATGTCATAATTGGGTGTTCCATATTCTCCCATGGTACCCATTTTTAAGACGTGAATTGTAGGGTCTACTTTAAGTATTGAATAAATTAAGTTTATAGTACTTGTAATATTATTTATGAAAGTGTAATTAGCATGGTGTACATCTATCATCGAGTATGGTGCAGATCTTTGCTCTGCGAAGTGAACTATCGCATCTGGCTTATGCTTTTGTATTATATCATAAAGTTTCTCATAATCTTTCACATCAGCTCTGTAGAAAGTAATGTTTACATCTAGTATTTTTTTAGCCGCAGCTATTCTCTCTTCTGGTTCTGGTAAGGGAAATGCAGAATCAGACCCTACTTCTCTTACTGCATTTCTTGTGTATAAATTATCTACGCCTATTACTTCATGCCCTCTTTTGCCTAATCTTAACGCTAAAGGCCATCCTAAATATCCATCTATTCCTAATATAAGAACTCTCACAAATGATTTGGGAAACGTAAGAATAAAAAGCTTATGGTAATGTTAGAAAATTATTGCTTAATTGTTTGTAGTAAATGGTCTAGGTTTTCCTTATATACTCTGTAGAAATCTTCTACAGCCTTATTTAATCTTTGCCTATCAGCTTCTGGTAGTGCTG
The genomic region above belongs to Saccharolobus caldissimus and contains:
- a CDS encoding DUF929 domain-containing protein gives rise to the protein MTKQRRSKKTNQTENKLIYIPFAVLVAIIVLLVALPYIHSPNSNSSTVANADTPFFNMMKVSNVNYAKNNTVQVYFITWYGCPNGATTSWPLYLALRNFGNVVVEPHYSINEPDLGGPIPGLLFLNYTPSKYSIVYFHPIYIYGQYLNETINGTPITTNAVLYGLKELKTLVPEWVYNLTVFYELNQTPPNLDQPIAYAGNPPHLVTILIISGPGGTWVDVGYPNNISPNNLVYLNATELYNIVVKNQIASGDYAYAYKAILNAYKVVLNAIEQAELKY
- the sfsA gene encoding DNA/RNA nuclease SfsA → MITVYEFTETLYEATVIERINRFLVKVKFNNSEIYCHLHDPGRLKELIYPYNKVLIREIKGKKTNCSITAAYSNSRYVIVDSRLHNQIAAKFLPPNAEREVKVNDSRIDFKYDNFYVEVKGCTLVKDSIAYFPDAPTKRGRKHLQELRKLMRKGYNALLLILVMRDDAKCFLPNEETDRKFSLEFWEALREGMKVEIKTFKLIENKIVYLNDIPLCKTNLT
- a CDS encoding MarR family transcriptional regulator: MNLRDKILAYLYQNKESTVENIANALREDIYEVDATLKYLEREGYVVRRTKGLIFKKIVYDLTAGGLEEAKKAYENLQNKAKQLENLIVNGNIDPSQIPEEYVDILPLLVTLSLIDMLLLQNILLFDLF
- the zfx1 gene encoding zinc-containing ferredoxin Zfx1 yields the protein MGIDPNYRTNRPVVGEHSGHKVYGPVEPPGKLGIHGTIVGVDFDLCIADGSCINACPVNVFQWFDTPGHPASEKKADPVNEQACIFCMACVNVCPVACIDVKPP
- a CDS encoding M61 family peptidase — protein: MRFLVKPLNRYIEVLAEGKEGIVTFPTWVPGSYIIRELERFVVEIDGVRIGKNKFYVKNRFRYLVQALSKDQRELISTSNYLFINPPALFPFQTFDEEYCVKIDTNWQIHTTLRRVGDWFCAENYHEFVDSPIQASPNLKVIDIDENHKISTIDNIEDLFIKSLAKCIDEISKIFPNDIKEKYIFFFRRSDLNFGGIEHENSSAIVTTWDNKELIRLFVHEYFHRFNVKKIRPKDLKINYETESYTELLWFAEGITEYIATIIPLRAKVANINETLNYIANTLAWLTFPGIRRMSLAESSYTTWIKYYRKDNNFANIGISYYQLGLIVGLIMDLEMIKNGNSIYDLFKELYKIKEYTYEDIREISEKLGVSNLDELVYSRNPPIFNRLSEYFEIRFIDKGSPYYGLMLEGKKVIFVEDNSPADMAGIIQGDEIVAVDGAIKGLEYKDSIKLLINREGRLIELVVTLGKNPGHNLIIRGKGEIFKRWSGYDEGEGKSELKII
- a CDS encoding OsmC family protein encodes the protein MEISLSLTGDLENPIIEFGGKISRAKNFYQEGPLMAFLISIPHCIATMADSIAKKEGITLSSCKIVARYVLDEKEMFLGNYVFKKIIIEIYGKGCSEEELKELIKKVKRECPIYLSFREKIEIEGKLA
- a CDS encoding winged helix-turn-helix transcriptional regulator, which produces MDSIDKGILKILLKDARTPQRRIALLLGISPPAVSYRMERLFGDVIKRFVLYVNPNFLGRYHAYVSFSNLHEWNGDYIAKIECLEDINVYEIDAKNRIEIEDKINKMTEQLGEPRMVYIPNQMPYSPSKFDLKLISILKEKPLLKPIELAEELGVSSKTIRRHLRYLFNKNFIRLIPIIDLNKAELVIFAVFTSQTESAKKFFSKYLFKEVEDERAGIYVNVADSMDEARDIILKFKREYDNNAEVMIVTRYEFL
- the agl3 gene encoding UDP-sulfoquinovose synthase, whose translation is MRVLILGIDGYLGWPLALRLGKRGHEVIGVDNLYTRNAVREVGSDSAFPLPEPEERIAAAKKILDVNITFYRADVKDYEKLYDIIQKHKPDAIVHFAEQRSAPYSMIDVHHANYTFINNITSTINLIYSILKVDPTIHVLKMGTMGEYGTPNYDILESAFVEVEIKGKKDKIPFPKWASSWYHWSKVYDTYNLMWANKVWGLTITDIMQGPVYGTRTEEIIDEKLRTRFDFDEVWGTVVNRYCVEAILGLPLTPYGKGGQTRGFISLEDSMQALTILLEHPPNQGEYRVVNQIHEVLSVSQIANMVKEVGESLGLKVEIQHVKNPRVEKEEHYYNVESKILPSLGFTPKKKMKDEIRFMLEDLMPYKSRLEKFKHVIFPRTDWRKGRS